The proteins below are encoded in one region of Passer domesticus isolate bPasDom1 chromosome 22, bPasDom1.hap1, whole genome shotgun sequence:
- the INTS11 gene encoding integrator complex subunit 11 isoform X3 translates to MPEIKVTPLGAGQDVGRSCILVSIAGKNVMLDCGMHMGYNDDRRFPDFSYITQNGRLTDFLDCVIISHFHLDHCGALPYFSEMVGYDGPIYMTHPTKAICPILLEDYRKITVDKKGETNFFTSQMIKDCMKKVVAVHLHQTVQVDEELEIKAYYAGHVLGAAMFQIKVGCESVLYTGDYNMTPDRHLGAAWVDKCRPDLLITESTYATTIRDSKRCRERDFLKKVHETVERGGKVLIPVFALGRAQELCILLETFWERMNLKAPIYFSTGLTEKANHYYKLFITWTNQKIRKTFVQRNMFEFKHIKAFDRAFADNPGPMVVFATPGMLHAGQSLQIFRKWAGNEKNMVIMPGYCVQGTVGHKILSGQRKLEMEGRQILEVKMQVEYMSFSAHADAKGIMQLIRQAEPRNVLLVHGEAKKMEFLKQKIEQEFHVSCFMPANGETTTILTNPCIPVDISLGLLKREAAIGAAPDAKRPRLMHGTLLMKDNGAQGLLGAAPPRRLHHGGVHPDPGHGSLRGPGHQSPAGLLDLPG, encoded by the exons ATGCCGGAGATCAAAGTCACCCCCTTGG GTGCGGGGCAGGACgtgggcaggagctgcatcCTGGTGTCCATCGCTGGCAAGAACGTGATGCTGGACTGTGGCATGCACATGGGCTACAACGACGAC AGGCGCTTCCCTGACTTCTCCTACATCACCCAGAATGGGAGGCTGACTGATTTCCTGGACTGTGTCATCATCAG ccATTTCCACCTGGACCACTGCGGGGCCCTGCCCTATTTCAGTGAGATGGTTGGCTATGATGGCCCCATCTACATGACCCACCCCACCAAGGCCATCTGCCCCATCCTGCTGGAGGACTACAGGAAGATCACCGTGGACAAGAAGGGGGAAACCAACTTCTTCACCTCGCAGATGATCAAAGACTGCATGAAGAAGGTGGTGGCTGTGCACCTGCACCAGACCGTGCAG GTGGATGAGGAGCTGGAGATCAAGGCTTACTACGCCGGCcacgtgctgggagctgccatgTTCCAGATCAAGGTTGGCTGTGAGTCCGTGCTCTACACT GGTGATTATAACATGACACCAGACAGGCACTTGGG ggctgcctgggtGGACAAGTGCCGCCCTGACCTGCTGATCACAGAATCCACCTACGCCACCACCATCCGCGACTCCAAGCGCTGCCGCGAGAGGGATTTCCTCAAGAAGGTGCACGAGACCgtggagaggggagggaag GTGCTGATCCCGGTGTTCGCCCTGGGCCGGGCGCAGGAGCTCTGCATCCTGCTGGAAACCTTCTG GGAAAGGATGAACCTGAAGGCTCCAATTTACTTCTCCACGGGCCTGACAGAGAAAGCCAACCACTACTACAAGCTCTTCATCACCTGGACCAACCAGAAGATCCGGAAAACCTTCGTGCAGAGGAACATGTTTGAGTTCAAGCACATCAAGGCCTTCGACAGGGCCTTCGCAGACAACCCGGGGCCCATG GTGGTGTTTGCAACCCCTGGGATGCTCCATGCAGGACAATCCCTCCAGATCTTCAGGAAATGGGCAGGGAATGAGAAGAACATG gTGATCATGCCTGGCTACTGTGTCCAGGGAACTGTGGGCCACAAGATCCTCAGTGGGCAGAGGAAGCTGGAGATGGAAGGGAGACAAATT CTGGAGGTGAAGATGCAGGTGGAGTACATGTCCTTCAGTGCCCACGCCGATGCCAAGGGCATCATGCAGCTGATCCGCCAGGCTGAGCCCAGGAACGTGCTGCTGGTGCACGGGGAGGCCAAGAAAATGGAGTTCCTGAAGCAGAAAATCGAGCAGGAGTTCC ATGTCAGCTGCTTCATGCCAGCCAATGGAGAGACCACCACCATCCTGACCAacccctgcatccctgtggacatctccctgggcctgctcaAGAGGGAGGCAGCCATAG GCGCTGCCCCCGATGCCAAGAGGCCGCGGCTGATGCACGGCACGCTGCTCATGAAGGACAAC GGTGCTCAAGGACTACTCGGTGCAGCACCTCCCCGACGGCTCCATCACGGTGGAGTCCATCCTGATCCAGGCCACGGCTCACTCCGAGGACCAGGGCACCAAAGTCCTGCTGGTCTCCTGGACCTACCAG GATGA
- the INTS11 gene encoding integrator complex subunit 11 isoform X2 has protein sequence MPEIKVTPLGAGQDVGRSCILVSIAGKNVMLDCGMHMGYNDDRRFPDFSYITQNGRLTDFLDCVIISHFHLDHCGALPYFSEMVGYDGPIYMTHPTKAICPILLEDYRKITVDKKGETNFFTSQMIKDCMKKVVAVHLHQTVQVDEELEIKAYYAGHVLGAAMFQIKVGCESVLYTGDYNMTPDRHLGAAWVDKCRPDLLITESTYATTIRDSKRCRERDFLKKVHETVERGGKVLIPVFALGRAQELCILLETFWERMNLKAPIYFSTGLTEKANHYYKLFITWTNQKIRKTFVQRNMFEFKHIKAFDRAFADNPGPMVVFATPGMLHAGQSLQIFRKWAGNEKNMVIMPGYCVQGTVGHKILSGQRKLEMEGRQILEVKMQVEYMSFSAHADAKGIMQLIRQAEPRNVLLVHGEAKKMEFLKQKIEQEFHVSCFMPANGETTTILTNPCIPVDISLGLLKREAAIGAAPDAKRPRLMHGTLLMKDNGAQGLLGAAPPRRLHHGGVHPDPGHGSLRGPGHQSPAGLLDLPGGNSSFLPQLLLPTSLLCLWKVRAVPALL, from the exons ATGCCGGAGATCAAAGTCACCCCCTTGG GTGCGGGGCAGGACgtgggcaggagctgcatcCTGGTGTCCATCGCTGGCAAGAACGTGATGCTGGACTGTGGCATGCACATGGGCTACAACGACGAC AGGCGCTTCCCTGACTTCTCCTACATCACCCAGAATGGGAGGCTGACTGATTTCCTGGACTGTGTCATCATCAG ccATTTCCACCTGGACCACTGCGGGGCCCTGCCCTATTTCAGTGAGATGGTTGGCTATGATGGCCCCATCTACATGACCCACCCCACCAAGGCCATCTGCCCCATCCTGCTGGAGGACTACAGGAAGATCACCGTGGACAAGAAGGGGGAAACCAACTTCTTCACCTCGCAGATGATCAAAGACTGCATGAAGAAGGTGGTGGCTGTGCACCTGCACCAGACCGTGCAG GTGGATGAGGAGCTGGAGATCAAGGCTTACTACGCCGGCcacgtgctgggagctgccatgTTCCAGATCAAGGTTGGCTGTGAGTCCGTGCTCTACACT GGTGATTATAACATGACACCAGACAGGCACTTGGG ggctgcctgggtGGACAAGTGCCGCCCTGACCTGCTGATCACAGAATCCACCTACGCCACCACCATCCGCGACTCCAAGCGCTGCCGCGAGAGGGATTTCCTCAAGAAGGTGCACGAGACCgtggagaggggagggaag GTGCTGATCCCGGTGTTCGCCCTGGGCCGGGCGCAGGAGCTCTGCATCCTGCTGGAAACCTTCTG GGAAAGGATGAACCTGAAGGCTCCAATTTACTTCTCCACGGGCCTGACAGAGAAAGCCAACCACTACTACAAGCTCTTCATCACCTGGACCAACCAGAAGATCCGGAAAACCTTCGTGCAGAGGAACATGTTTGAGTTCAAGCACATCAAGGCCTTCGACAGGGCCTTCGCAGACAACCCGGGGCCCATG GTGGTGTTTGCAACCCCTGGGATGCTCCATGCAGGACAATCCCTCCAGATCTTCAGGAAATGGGCAGGGAATGAGAAGAACATG gTGATCATGCCTGGCTACTGTGTCCAGGGAACTGTGGGCCACAAGATCCTCAGTGGGCAGAGGAAGCTGGAGATGGAAGGGAGACAAATT CTGGAGGTGAAGATGCAGGTGGAGTACATGTCCTTCAGTGCCCACGCCGATGCCAAGGGCATCATGCAGCTGATCCGCCAGGCTGAGCCCAGGAACGTGCTGCTGGTGCACGGGGAGGCCAAGAAAATGGAGTTCCTGAAGCAGAAAATCGAGCAGGAGTTCC ATGTCAGCTGCTTCATGCCAGCCAATGGAGAGACCACCACCATCCTGACCAacccctgcatccctgtggacatctccctgggcctgctcaAGAGGGAGGCAGCCATAG GCGCTGCCCCCGATGCCAAGAGGCCGCGGCTGATGCACGGCACGCTGCTCATGAAGGACAAC GGTGCTCAAGGACTACTCGGTGCAGCACCTCCCCGACGGCTCCATCACGGTGGAGTCCATCCTGATCCAGGCCACGGCTCACTCCGAGGACCAGGGCACCAAAGTCCTGCTGGTCTCCTGGACCTACCAGGTGGGAATTCCTcatttctgccccagctcctcctccccacctccctcctgTGCCTTTGGAAGGTGAGGGCAGTCCCTGCTCTTCTCTGA
- the INTS11 gene encoding integrator complex subunit 11 isoform X1, with protein MPEIKVTPLGAGQDVGRSCILVSIAGKNVMLDCGMHMGYNDDRRFPDFSYITQNGRLTDFLDCVIISHFHLDHCGALPYFSEMVGYDGPIYMTHPTKAICPILLEDYRKITVDKKGETNFFTSQMIKDCMKKVVAVHLHQTVQVDEELEIKAYYAGHVLGAAMFQIKVGCESVLYTGDYNMTPDRHLGAAWVDKCRPDLLITESTYATTIRDSKRCRERDFLKKVHETVERGGKVLIPVFALGRAQELCILLETFWERMNLKAPIYFSTGLTEKANHYYKLFITWTNQKIRKTFVQRNMFEFKHIKAFDRAFADNPGPMVVFATPGMLHAGQSLQIFRKWAGNEKNMVIMPGYCVQGTVGHKILSGQRKLEMEGRQILEVKMQVEYMSFSAHADAKGIMQLIRQAEPRNVLLVHGEAKKMEFLKQKIEQEFHVSCFMPANGETTTILTNPCIPVDISLGLLKREAAIGAAPDAKRPRLMHGTLLMKDNSFRLVSPEQALKELGLAEHQLRFTCRVHIQDPRKEHETVLRVYNHLKGVLKDYSVQHLPDGSITVESILIQATAHSEDQGTKVLLVSWTYQDEELGSYLTSLLKKGLPQSPP; from the exons ATGCCGGAGATCAAAGTCACCCCCTTGG GTGCGGGGCAGGACgtgggcaggagctgcatcCTGGTGTCCATCGCTGGCAAGAACGTGATGCTGGACTGTGGCATGCACATGGGCTACAACGACGAC AGGCGCTTCCCTGACTTCTCCTACATCACCCAGAATGGGAGGCTGACTGATTTCCTGGACTGTGTCATCATCAG ccATTTCCACCTGGACCACTGCGGGGCCCTGCCCTATTTCAGTGAGATGGTTGGCTATGATGGCCCCATCTACATGACCCACCCCACCAAGGCCATCTGCCCCATCCTGCTGGAGGACTACAGGAAGATCACCGTGGACAAGAAGGGGGAAACCAACTTCTTCACCTCGCAGATGATCAAAGACTGCATGAAGAAGGTGGTGGCTGTGCACCTGCACCAGACCGTGCAG GTGGATGAGGAGCTGGAGATCAAGGCTTACTACGCCGGCcacgtgctgggagctgccatgTTCCAGATCAAGGTTGGCTGTGAGTCCGTGCTCTACACT GGTGATTATAACATGACACCAGACAGGCACTTGGG ggctgcctgggtGGACAAGTGCCGCCCTGACCTGCTGATCACAGAATCCACCTACGCCACCACCATCCGCGACTCCAAGCGCTGCCGCGAGAGGGATTTCCTCAAGAAGGTGCACGAGACCgtggagaggggagggaag GTGCTGATCCCGGTGTTCGCCCTGGGCCGGGCGCAGGAGCTCTGCATCCTGCTGGAAACCTTCTG GGAAAGGATGAACCTGAAGGCTCCAATTTACTTCTCCACGGGCCTGACAGAGAAAGCCAACCACTACTACAAGCTCTTCATCACCTGGACCAACCAGAAGATCCGGAAAACCTTCGTGCAGAGGAACATGTTTGAGTTCAAGCACATCAAGGCCTTCGACAGGGCCTTCGCAGACAACCCGGGGCCCATG GTGGTGTTTGCAACCCCTGGGATGCTCCATGCAGGACAATCCCTCCAGATCTTCAGGAAATGGGCAGGGAATGAGAAGAACATG gTGATCATGCCTGGCTACTGTGTCCAGGGAACTGTGGGCCACAAGATCCTCAGTGGGCAGAGGAAGCTGGAGATGGAAGGGAGACAAATT CTGGAGGTGAAGATGCAGGTGGAGTACATGTCCTTCAGTGCCCACGCCGATGCCAAGGGCATCATGCAGCTGATCCGCCAGGCTGAGCCCAGGAACGTGCTGCTGGTGCACGGGGAGGCCAAGAAAATGGAGTTCCTGAAGCAGAAAATCGAGCAGGAGTTCC ATGTCAGCTGCTTCATGCCAGCCAATGGAGAGACCACCACCATCCTGACCAacccctgcatccctgtggacatctccctgggcctgctcaAGAGGGAGGCAGCCATAG GCGCTGCCCCCGATGCCAAGAGGCCGCGGCTGATGCACGGCACGCTGCTCATGAAGGACAAC agttTCAGGCTGGTTTCCCCCGAGCAGGccctgaaggagctggggttggCCGAGCATCAGCTGCGCTTCACCTGCCGCGTGCACATCCAGGACCCGCGCAAGGAGCACGAGACCGTGCTCAGGGTCTACAACCACCTCAAGGG GGTGCTCAAGGACTACTCGGTGCAGCACCTCCCCGACGGCTCCATCACGGTGGAGTCCATCCTGATCCAGGCCACGGCTCACTCCGAGGACCAGGGCACCAAAGTCCTGCTGGTCTCCTGGACCTACCAG GATGAAGAGCTGGGCAGTTACCTCACATCCCTGCTGAAGAaggggctgccccagagccccccctgA
- the CPTP gene encoding ceramide-1-phosphate transfer protein, whose amino-acid sequence MAAAAGPFSLREVLDAFRRCVTEQREVLLEPYLSGWRGLIRFLQSLGAVFSFISKDAVAKVALLEGHRQQHGFVSLQSLVQHELAAGPAALRARPDSGCRTVLRLHRALRWLQLFLEGLRSGEPRTSVLCTDAYNASLAEHHPWVVRKAATVAFCTLPSRDAFLEIMNVGSAEEAVAMLGEAIPYIGDVYGITQELFAQHKLLDLP is encoded by the exons atggcggcggccgcgggcccGTTCAGCCTGAGGGAGGTTCTGGACGCCTTCCGGAGGTGCGTGACGGAGCAGCgggaggtgctgctggagccctaCCTGAGCGGCTGGCGGGGCCTCATCCG cttcctgcagagcctgggcgCCGTCTTCTCCTTCATCTCCAAGGACGCCGTGGCCAAGGTGGCTCTGCTGGAGGGTCACCGGCAGCAGCACGGCTTCGTGTCGCTGCAGTCGCTGGTGCAGCACGAgctggcggcggggccggcggcgctGCGGGCCCGGCCCGACTCCGGCTGCCGCACGGTGCTGCGGCTGCACCGCGCCCTGCgctggctgcagctcttcctcGAGGGGCTGCGCTCCGGGGAGCCGCGCACCTCCGTGCTCTGCACCGACGCCTACAACGCCTCGCTGGCCGAGCACCACCCCTGGGTGGTTCGCAAGGCGGCCACGGTGGCGTTCTGCACGCTGCCCTCCCGGGATGCCTTCCTGGAGATCATGAACGTGGGCTCGGCCGAGGAGGCTGTGGCCATGCTGGGGGAGGCCATCCCCTACATCGGCGATGTGTACGGCATCACCCAGGAGCTCTTCGCTCAGCACAAGCTGCTCGACCTGCCCTGA